In the Sarcophilus harrisii chromosome 3, mSarHar1.11, whole genome shotgun sequence genome, one interval contains:
- the LOC100926564 gene encoding zinc finger protein 420, translated as MSAGKKLPRYDECGKACGHSVDLLQYRIHGGEKPYECRECGKAFSRRTNLTVHQRIHTGEKPHKCAECGKAFIQSAQLTVHQRIHTGEKPHKCGECGKAFIQRAQLAVHQRIHTGEKPHKCGECGKAFISRTHLTVHQRIHTGERPYKCNDCGKAFIQRAQLAIHQGTHIGENPHICNECGKAFNHVSALTSHQRIHTGEKPFKCSECDKAFNHYSSLAHHQKIHIRGNPYECNECGKAFNRRSFLTYHQRIHTGEKPHKCGECGKAFSYKSSLTQHQKIHTGGKLICTECGKAFNGKALLMYHQRIHTGEKPYKCGECGKAFNCNSSLTHHQKTHTGWRPYECNECGKAFSRSTHLTEHLRIHTGEKPHKCNDCGKAFIQFTHLTVHQRIHTGEKPHKCGDCGKAFKYRSSFTSHRRIHTGEKPHKCNVCGKAFTQITHLTVHQRTHTGEKPYACNVCGKAFKHSSSLTSHYRTHVNEKR; from the coding sequence ATGTCGGCAGGGAAGAAGCTGCCCAGATACGACGAATGTGGCAAGGCCTGTGGCCACAGCGTGGACCTCCTCCAGTACAGGATCCACGGCGGCGAGAAGCCCTACGAGTGCCGCGAGTGCGGCAAGGCCTTCAGCCGCAGGACGAACCTCACCGTGCACCAGCGCATCCACACGGGCGAGAAGCCCCACAAGTGCGCCGAGTGCGGCAAGGCCTTCATCCAGAGCGCGCAGCTCACCGTGCACCAGCGCATCCACACCGGGGAGAAGCCCCACAAGTGCGGCGAGTGCGGCAAGGCCTTCATCCAGCGGGCCCAGCTCGCCGTGCACCAGCGCATCCACACGGGGGAGAAGCCCCACAAGTGTGGCGAGTGCGGCAAGGCCTTCATCTCTAGGACGCACCTCACggtccatcagagaatccacaccgGAGAGCGGCCCTACAAGTGCAACGACTGCGGCAAGGCCTTCATCCAGCGGGCCCAGCTCGCCATCCACCAAGGCACCCATATTGGCGAGAACCCCCACATATGTAACGAGTGCGGGAAAGCCTTTAACCACGTGTCGGCCCTGACCTCGCACCAGAGGATCCACACGGGAGAGAAGCCCTTCAAGTGCAGTGAGTGTGACAAGGCCTTCAACCACTACTCCTCCCTGGCCCACCACCAGAAGATCCACATCCGGGGGAACCCCTATGAGTGCAACGAGTGCGGCAAGGCCTTCAACCGGCGCTCATTCCTCACCTACCACCAGCGCATCCACACGGGCGAGAAGCCCCACAAGTGCGGCGAGTGCGGCAAGGCCTTCAGCTACAAGTCCTCCCTCACCCAGCACCAGAAGATCCACACGGGCGGGAAGCTCATCTGCACCGAGTGTGGGAAGGCCTTCAACGGCAAGGCGCTGCTCATGTACCACCAGCGCATCCACACCGGCGAGAAGCCCTACAAGTGCGGCGAGTGCGGCAAGGCCTTCAACTGCAACTCCTCGCTCACCCACCACCAGAAGACGCACACGGGCTGGCGGCCCTATGAGTGCAACGAGTGCGGCAAGGCCTTCAGCAGGAGCACCCACCTCACCGAGCACCTGCGCATCCACACTGGCGAGAAGCCCCACAAGTGCAACGACTGCGGCAAGGCCTTCATCCAGTTCACGCACCTCACAGTACACCAGCGCATCCACACCGGCGAGAAGCCGCACAAGTGCGGCGACTGCGGCAAGGCCTTCAAGTACCGCTCGTCCTTCACCTCCCACAGGCGCATCCACACTGGCGAGAAGCCGCACAAGTGCAACGTGTGCGGCAAGGCCTTCACCCAGATCACCCACCTCACGGTGCACCAGCGGACACACACCGGCGAGAAGCCCTATGCCTGCAACGTGTGCGGGAAGGCCTTCAAGCACAGCTCCTCTCTCACCTCCCACTACAGGACTCACGTCAACGAGAAGCGGTAG
- the LOC116423071 gene encoding vomeronasal type-1 receptor 4-like has translation MLISFPQGTSGSDCNSPGLSKSMLLQDHIIRIISLCQIAVGLLGNGLCLFLYSLAKLTNHKLRPMDAILAQLALANAILLLSKGIPEALLYFRSVYFLGNYGCKLIFYIQRVSRGSSICTTWLLSAFQAVFISPNSSRLAILKTKSTKCMRPTCVLCWIFTMLIDIYVPMYITGPKDSNQSHIRGMDLQYCYWENVLSDINFLPSLRDLLFVSCMSFASSYMVFLLHRHRQRTQQIHSTRPSPRSSPEIKATQTILLLVGSFITTYCVSCGFLLLHVYSVSSSIWGGNASLFVTLCFPVISPFLLIHIEGNQSSCAPCWRTSPHPQQKS, from the coding sequence atgcttatttctttccctcaagGAACCTCTGGCTCTGACTGCAATTCTCCCGGCCTCTCCAAGAGCATGCTTCTACAAGACCATATCATAAGGATAATCTCGCTTTGTCAGATTGCAGTTGGGCTCCTTGGGAACGGCTTATGCCTCTTCTTGTATAGCTTGGCCAAGTTGACCAACCACAAGCTGAGGCCCATGGATGCCATTTTGGCCCAACTTGCTTTGGCCAATGCCATCCTGCTGCTCTCTAAGGGGATCCCTGAAGCATTATTGTATTTCAGGTCAGTATACTTCCTAGGGAATTATGGATGTAAACTTATATTTTACATCCAAAGAGTCAGCAGAGGCTCTTCTATCTGCACCACCTGGCTCCTGAGTGCCTTTCAGGCAGTTTTCATCAGTCCCAACAGCTCTAGGTTGGCCATTCTCAAGACCAAAAGCACAAAGTGCATGAGACCCACGTGTGTCCTGTGCTGGATATTCACCATGCTCATAGATATTTATGTGCCAATGTATATAACGGGCCCAAAGGACAGCAACCAAAGCCACATCAGGGGAATGGACCTTCAGTATTGCTACTGGGAAAATGTGCTTTCAGACATCAATTTCCTGCCCTCCCTTCGAGACCTCTTGTTTGTAAGCTGCATGAGCTTTGCCAGTAGCTACATGGTGTTTCTCCTGCACAGACACCGTCAGAGAACCCAACAGATTCACAGCACCAGACCCTCTCCAAGGAGCTCTCCAGAGATCAAGGCCACCCAAACCATCTTGCTGCTGGTGGGCTCCTTTATCACAACTTACTGTGTGAGCTGTGGATTTTTGCTACTTCATGTGTACTCTGTCAGTTCCAGTATCTGGGGAGGAAATGCATCCTTGTTTGTTACATTGTGTTTCCCAGTAATCAGTCCCTTTTTACTGATTCACATTGAAGGGAATCAGTCCAGCTGTGCTCCCTGCTGGAGGACCAGTCCTCATCCTCAGCAGAAGTCTTAG